A region from the Gossypium hirsutum isolate 1008001.06 chromosome A08, Gossypium_hirsutum_v2.1, whole genome shotgun sequence genome encodes:
- the LOC107941288 gene encoding probable LRR receptor-like serine/threonine-protein kinase RKF3 produces MSFHYLLFLFFILNLFPFCFAENDTVSCPLNFTILRPALPNRPQHNTTSECHYLLQGLRLVLSDYLKRTGLFFPPLNTSESCWESYQSLLPSFNIRSSCGLETDWISQGCKNLTTTAEFEASTPNATLNDVVLNCNQSLHGSACASCVRSLASLQALHSVNSSIANVSDCTDYPFIYAAAEANYLGPTDEDTAYCLFSIDFSNGEGKKKNVNLGLIIGVAIGLAVFIVGFWFVYRKLKDSKKKGRDQIGNLENNSGLDSISESTNLVKFTFNEIKMATRNFAIDNIIGRGGYGNVYKGYLLDGSEVAFKRFKNCSAAGNANFVHEVEVIASVRHVNLVTLRGYCTATMPSESHQRIIVCDLMKNGSLHDHLFGSTKRRLTWPIRQKIALGTARGLAYLHYGAQSTIIPRDIKASNILLDDMFEAKVADFGLAKFAPEGMTHLSTRVTGTMGYVAPEYALYGQLTDRSDVYSFGVVLLELLSGKKALNMGDENQPLVADWAWSLVKNEKALEVIEDGMLELGLPDVMEKYVLIAVLCSHPELQCRPSMDQVVKMLETDISVPSIPDRPIPIVARIDEIERSIRSNGSGQSISSGGYQMFGYENSHHSDYKMGGTSSGSSIEVPHKHNST; encoded by the coding sequence ATGTCCTTTCATTATCTTCTCTTCTTGTTCTTCATCTTAAACCTTTTCCCATTTTGCTTTGCTGAAAACGACACCGTATCATGTCCCTTAAACTTCACCATCCTACGGCCGGCTCTTCCCAACAGACCCCAACACAACACCACCAGCGAGTGCCATTACCTCCTCCAAGGCCTCCGCCTTGTCCTCTCCGACTACCTTAAACGCACCGGTTTGTTCTTCCCTCCTCTAAACACCTCGGAGTCCTGTTGGGAATCTTATCAGTCCCTCCTCCCAAGTTTCAACATCCGTTCTTCATGTGGTCTCGAGACCGATTGGATCTCCCAAGGCTGCAAGAACTTAACCACGACGGCCGAATTCGAAGCTTCGACCCCAAACGCCACTTTAAACGACGTGGTTTTGAATTGTAACCAGTCGTTACATGGTTCAGCTTGTGCTTCATGTGTTCGAAGCTTGGCTAGTTTACAAGCTTTACACTCGGTGAACAGTTCGATAGCAAACGTGTCTGATTGTACGGATTACCCCTTTATTTACGCAGCAGCTGAAGCTAATTACTTGGGACCAACTGATGAAGATACAGCTTATTGTTTGTTTTCAATTGATTTCAGTAATGGTGAaggtaagaaaaaaaatgtgaatTTGGGTCTAATAATTGGTGTTGCTATTGGTTTAGCTGTTTTCATTGTTGGGTTTTGGTTTGTTTATAGAAAACTTAAGGATTCAAAGAAGAAAGGAAGGGATCAAATTGGGAATCTTGAGAACAATTCTGGGTTGGAttccattagtgaaagtactaaTTTGGTTAAGTTTACATTCAATGAGATTAAGATGGCTACTAGGAATTTCGCAATAGATAACATTATAGGAAGAGGAGGGTATGGAAATGTGTACAAAGGGTACTTACTTGATGGTTCTGAGGTAGCTTTTAAGAGGTTCAAGAACTGTTCTGCCGCCGGCAATGCCAATTTCGTGCACGAAGTCGAGGTTATTGCTAGTGTTAGGCATGTGAATCTTGTTACTTTGAGGGGATATTGTACAGCTACGATGCCATCAGAGAGTCACCAGAGGATCATTGTGTGTGATTTAATGAAGAATGGGAGTTTGCATGATCATCTCTTTGGTTCCACTAAAAGGAGACTTACTTGGCCTATACGTCAAAAGATTGCCTTAGGGACAGCAAGGGGATTAGCTTACTTGCATTACGGGGCACAATCGACAATCATTCCTAGGGATATCAAAGCGAGTAATATACTTTTGGATGATATGTTCGAGGCCAAAGTAGCTGATTTCGGACTTGCTAAGTTTGCGCCAGAAGGGATGACGCATTTGAGCACTAGGGTAACCGGAACAATGGGGTATGTTGCCCCTGAATACGCTTTATATGGCCAATTGACCGATAGGAGCGATGTGTATAGTTTTGGAGTAGTGCTTCTTGAGTTGCTGAGCGGAAAGAAGGCACTCAATATGGGTGATGAGAACCAACCTTTAGTGGCTGATTGGGCATGGTCATTGGTGAAGAACGAGAAAGCTTTAGAAGTTATCGAAGATGGCATGCTGGAGTTGGGGCTGCCGGACGTTATGGAGAAATATGTGTTGATAGCGGTTCTTTGTTCTCACCCGGAATTACAATGCAGACCATCTATGGATCAGGTTGTGAAAATGTTGGAAACAGACATTTCGGTTCCTTCGATCCCTGATAGGCCAATTCCTATCGTAGCTCGTATTGATGAGATTGAGAGATCTATAAGAAGTAATGGCTCAGGTCAGTCCATCAGTTCTGGTGGTTATCAGATGTTTGGTTATGAAAACAGTCATCATTCTGATTATAAGATGGGAGGGACAAGTTCAGGGTCTTCAATAGAAGTTCCTCATAAACACAACTCAACATAA
- the LOC107941289 gene encoding probable LRR receptor-like serine/threonine-protein kinase RKF3, with product MSFHYCLLFFIISTFFPVGLAQNGSLPCPLTFAILQPILPTTWSQLNTTLGCMAVRQGLRFVLSDYLRRTGSFVPPLNSSESCWQSYQSLIPNFNIRSSCGFETAWISQGCMDLTTKSDFEALIPNSTLTDVVSNCNQSLRGTACASCTSSLANLLALYLTNSSIASISDCVAYPSIYAGASAIYFGATDTAICLFSLDIPVPDTSNGEGEKQGVSLGVLISVGVVGLAVFIGGPWFVYRKYRDSRKKRRDRIRNLETDSGLDSISETIDFVRFTFDEIKKATENFSTDNIIGKGGYGNVYKGYLPDGSEVAFKRFKNCSATGDAEFAHEVKVIASIRHVNLVGLRGYCIATTPLVGHQRIIVCDLMKNGSLHDHLFGSTKGRLTWPIRQKIALGTARGLAYLHYGTQPAIIHRDIKASNILLDDMFEAKVADFGLAKFALEGMTHLTTRVAGTMGYVAPEYALYGQLTDRSDVYSFGVVLLELLSGKKAFTMSDENQPSVLADWVWSLVKNEKALDIIEGGMLELGPPEVMEKYVLIAVLCSHPELQCRPSMDQVVKMLETDILVPPIPDRSIPIVAIDEIDKSIRNRDFGFEKGRTSSGSKLEVTHKLNSK from the coding sequence ATGTCCTTTCACTACTGTCTTCTCTTCTTCATAATCTCAACTTTCTTCCCAGTTGGCCTTGCTCAAAATGGCAGCTTACCATGTCCCTTGACCTTCGCCATCCTCCAACCCATACTTCCCACCACCTGGTCCCAACTCAACACCACTTTGGGCTGCATGGCCGTCCGCCAGGGTCTCCGCTTCGTTCTCTCCGACTACCTAAGACGCACTGGTTCATTTGTCCCTCCCTTAAACTCCTCCGAATCATGTTGGCAATCTTACCAATCGCTCATCCCAAACTTCAACATCCGTTCCTCGTGTGGTTTCGAAACCGCTTGGATCTCTCAAGGCTGTATGGATTTAACCACGAAGTCTGATTTCGAAGCTTTAATCCCAAACTCTACCTTAACCGACGTGGTTTCCAACTGTAACCAGTCTTTGCGTGGTACCGCTTGTGCTTCGTGTACTAGCAGCTTGGCCAATTTGCTAGCTTTATACTTGACCAACAGTTCGATTGCAAGCATCTCTGACTGCGTGGCATACCCGTCTATTTATGCAGGGGCTTCTGCTATTTACTTCGGAGCAACTGACACGGCCATTTGTTTATTTTCACTTGATATCCCTGTCCCTGATACCAGCAATGGTGAGGGTGAGAAACAAGGTGTTAGTTTGGGTGTATTAATCAGTGTTGGTGTTGTTGGTCTAGCTGTTTTCATTGGTGGGCCCTGGTTTGTTTATAGAAAATATAGGGATTcaagaaagaaaaggagggatCGAATTCGGAATCTTGAGACAGATTCTGGGTTGGATTCCATTAGTGAAACTATCGATTTTGTTAGGTTTACATTCGATGAGATTAAGAAAGCTACTGAGAATTTCTCTACAGATAACATTATAGGAAAAGGAGGCTATGGCAATGTGTACAAAGGGTACTTACCTGATGGTTCTGAGGTAGCTTTTAAGAGGTTCAAGAACTGTTCCGCTACCGGCGATGCTGAATTCGCTCACGAAGTCAAGGTTATTGCTAGTATTAGGCATGTCAACCTTGTTGGTTTGAGGGGGTATTGTATAGCCACGACACCATTAGTGGGTCATCAGAGGATAATTGTATGTGATTTGATGAAGAATGGGAGTTTGCATGATCATCTCTTTGGTTCCACTAAAGGGAGACTTACTTGGCCTATACGTCAAAAGATTGCACTAGGGACAGCAAGGGGACTGGCTTACTTGCATTACGGGACACAACCAGCAATCATTCATAGGGATATTAAAGCGAGTAATATACTTTTGGATGATATGTTTGAGGCTAAAGTAGCTGATTTCGGACTTGCCAAGTTTGCGCTAGAAGGGATGACACATTTAACCACTAGGGTTGCCGGAACAATGGGGTACGTTGCCCCTGAGTATGCATTGTATGGCCAATTGACCGATAGGAGTGATGTGTATAGCTTTGGGGTAGTGCTTCTCGAGTTGTTGAGCGGAAAGAAGGCATTCACTATGAGTGATGAGAACCAACCTTCTGTATTAGCTGATTGGGTGTGGTCATTGGTGAAGAATGAGAAAGCTTTGGACATTATTGAAGGTGGCATGCTGGAGTTGGGGCCGCCGGAAGTTATGGAGAAATACGTGTTGATAGCGGTTCTTTGTTCTCACCCAGAGTTACAATGCAGGCCATCTATGGATCAGGTTGTGAAAATGTTGGAAACAGATATTTTGGTTCCCCCGATCCCTGATCGGTCAATTCCTATTGTAGCCATTGATGAGATTGACAAATCTATAAGGAATCGTGATTTTGGTTTCGAGAAAGGAAGGACAAGTTCAGGCTCTAAATTAGAAGTTACTCATAAGCTCAACTCAAAATAA
- the LOC107941285 gene encoding RING-H2 finger protein ATL66, with product MEPPISMIIAIPVGVMLAIPIIIIILIFMVFLVWSCLYFTVVFILMLLHCFCRDIDEDTENRLPRYVAAIDHAMRSRSMLPDEVPRPITVGTVVKYKIEGEIESCHCVICLEEFKDGDTCRVLPNCKHMYHQLCIDKWLVKDEGCPLCRGSVYTLELTSYPTT from the coding sequence ATGGAACCACCGATCAGCATGATAATTGCAATACCCGTAGGGGTCATGCTTGCTATCCCCATTATCATCATAATACTTATTTTCATGGTATTTCTTGTCTGGTCTTGTTTATACTTCACGGTCGTGTTTATCTTGATGCTGCTCCATTGTTTTTGCCGGGATATCGACGAGGATACCGAAAACAGGTTGCCGAGATATGTAGCGGCAATTGATCACGCCATGCGAAGCCGATCAATGTTGCCGGATGAAGTTCCGAGGCCGATTACGGTCGGGACCGTTGTTAAGTACAAGATTGAGGGAGAAATCGAATCGTGTCATTGCGTTATATGCTTGGAAGAGTTCAAAGATGGGGATACTTGTAGGGTTCTTCCTAACTGCAAACATATGTACCATCAACTTTGTATAGATAAATGGTTGGTTAAGGATGAGGGTTGCCCTCTCTGTCGTGGTTCAGTCTACACTTTGGAACTAACATCGTATCCCACCACttga
- the LOC107941295 gene encoding uncharacterized protein: MQSSKAIEPILFKTHLSTMLKILHKRIKGLFPRLRWPVRCRSNSKIVIKVYTKPHDDTVNGGSQIHQNGESGVLNSASARPIRIANFNAAMFSMAPAMPKPDKSSSFDYDNEGFTKSTNDHRPKGILKQSPLHPNSMNENDSLTKQQKFVKSKLRVSINLPDNEISLLRNRQLSFSENEKEGGGRRRCKAPVSFSMDLGNWFDDWEGYRSRKTVLEVLRELDADILGLQDVKAEEEKGMRPLSDLAAALGMNYVFAESWAPEYGNAVLSKWPIKRWKVQKIFDDADFRNVLKATIDVPQTGEIDFHCTQLDHLDENWRMKQINAIIQSDDGPHILAGGLNSLEETDYSTERWTDIVKYYEEIGKPTPKVEVMKYLKNKQYTDAKDFAGECEPVVVIAKGQSVQGTCKYGTRVDYILASPNSPYKFVPGSYSVLSSKGTSDHHIVKVDVVKTDENVKENGSRKRRQQPKQRVVKITADSSPSKSIWKTHT; the protein is encoded by the exons ATGCAATCATCAAAAGCTATAGAACCCATTTTGTTCAAAACCCATTTATCCACTATGCTCAAAATCCTCCACAAAAGAATCAAAGGCCTTTTCCCTCGTCTCCGATGGCCGGTTCGTTGCCGTTCAAATTCCAAAATCGTCATTAAAGTCTACACCAAACCTCACGATGATACCGTGAATGGAGGTTCGCAAATTCACCAAAATGGCGAATCGGGTGTTTTAAACTCGGCGTCGGCGAGGCCAATTCGTATAGCGAATTTCAATGCCGCCATGTTTTCAATGGCACCTGCAATGCCAAAACCAGATAAATCTTCGAGTTTTGACTACGATAATGAAGGTTTTACAAAGTCTACAAACGATCACCGGCCAAAGGGTATACTAAAACAATCCCCCTTACACCCAAATTCCATGAACGAAAACGATAGTCTCACGAAACAACAAAAATTCGTGAAATCTAAGCTGAGGGTGTCGATTAATTTACCAGATAATGAGATTTCGTTGCTGAGAAACCGGCAATTGAGCTTCTCGGAAAATGAAAAGGAGGGTGGTGGTCGCCGTCGTTGTAAAGCTCCGGTGAGTTTTTCGATGGATTTGGGGAACTGGTTCGATGATTGGGAAGGTTATAGAAGTAGGAAAACGGTGTTGGAAGTGTTGAGAGAATTGGACGCAGATATATTGGGTTTGCAAGATGTGAAAGCGGAGGAAGAGAAAGGGATGAGACCTTTGTCGGATTTAGCAGCTGCGTTGGGGATGAACTACGTGTTTGCCGAGAGTTGGGCGCCGGAGTACGGCAACGCCGTGCTTTCGAAGTGGCCGATTAAGCGGTGGAAAGTGCAGAAGATATTTGATGACGCAGATTTCAG GAATGTCCTAAAAGCAACCATTGATGTGCCCCAAACAGGTGAAATCGACTTCCACTGCACTCAGCTCGATCATCTCGATGAGAACTGGCGCATGAAACAGATAAACGCAATAATTCAATCCGACGATGGTCCACACATTTTAGCTGGAGGCCTCAATTCCTTGGAGGAAACAGATTACTCCACAGAGAGATGGACTGATATTGTTAAG TACTATGAAGAAATTGGTAAACCAACACCAAAGGTTGAAGTAATGAAATACCTAAAGAATAAACAGTACACTGATGCCAAGGATTTCGCAGGGGAATGTGAGCCCGTCGTCGTGATTGCCAAAGgacaaa GTGTGCAAGGGACATGCAAGTACGGTACTCGGGTTGATTACATACTAGCATCTCCGAATTCGCCGTACAAATTCGTTCCGGGTTCGTATTCGGTATTGTCTTCAAAAGGGACTTCAGATCATCACATAGTGAAAGTCGACGTAGTAAAAACAGATGAAAATGTCAAAGAAAATGGCAGCAGGAAGCGACGGCAACAACCGAAACAGAGAGTCGTGAAGATTACAGCAGACAGTTCTCCATCAAAAAGCATATGGAAAACACATACATGA
- the LOC107941290 gene encoding probable indole-3-acetic acid-amido synthetase GH3.6 gives MTDDALLKQLEESTKDFSRHQAETLRSILQHQRGVRYLQRHLPGAGDHNFLIDAATFRLSVPLSCYDDYADYINQLADGDKCTSDDDHDHRHLLSVDPLVCFFYSSGTSSMKPKLIPYFDSTLSKGASHIAHQGSAAVLRKFFPPRPEVNKRLAFIYADSITTTKGGFKVMAASSFPLHSSSNPNRSLFMSLSSPMEVILGSNVEHQMYCHLLCGLRNSDSIDAIHVPYAIGLIKAMWVLESKWKQLCDDIEKGILCSVINDVRMRDSVVQVLGGPQPDLSNRIRLIFEKKDWGGILSKLWPNVRYIRSVMTGSMKQYYSKLKYYAGEVPLVGGDYFASECCVAINLDIKQPPDLTRFVMLPTAAYFEFLPFDLAENNVVGEETVDVCGVEVGKVYEVVVTTYRGFYRYRLGDVVRVVGFYNSSPLLEFVMRAPKTSNEIVTEGDLMAAMENFQLVLRNTMGMAIEIVEFTSSVDFGSSPKRLKIFIEVKDCDMILQDKLQESNLRKCCSDLEDSLGSIYKVQRNKGEISPLSLSVLKCGSFDRLLKLAIENGTPASQYKPPKIIRNPSIVDVLKENVIVTI, from the exons ATGACAGACGACGCGTTGTTGAAGCAACTAGAGGAATCAACGAAGGATTTCTCTCGTCATCAGGCCGAGACTCTCCGATCCATCCTCCAACACCAGCGCGGCGTGCGTTATCTCCAACGCCACCTCCCCGGTGCTGGAGATCACAATTTCCTGATCGACGCCGCCACTTTTAGACTCTCCGTGCCGTTATCTTGCTACGATGACTACGCTGATTACATCAATCAATTAGCCGACGGAGACAAGTGCACCAGTGATGATGATCACGATCATCGCCACCTCTTGTC CGTTGATCCTCTCGTTTGCTTCTTTTACAG TTCTGGAACGAGTTCAATGAAGCCTAAATTGATACCTTACTTTGATTCAACGCTTTCAAAAGGGGCGTCGCATATAGCTCATCAAGGAAGCGCCGCTGTTCTTCGGaa gttttttcctCCAAGGCCCGAAGTGAATAAGAGGCTAGCATTTATATATGCCGATAGCATTACAACAACGAAAGGGGGTTTCAAGGTAATGGCAGCTTCTTCATTCCCTTTGCATAGTAGTAGTAATCCGAATCGCTCTCTATTTATGTCTCTCAGCAGCCCCATGGAAGTGATTCTTGGATCAAATGTTGAGCACCAAATGTACTGTCACCTTCTCTGTGGTCTTAGAAATTCTGATTCTATAGATGCTATTCATGTCCCATATGCCATAGGTTTGATTAAAGCTATGTGGGTCTTAGAATCCAAGTGGAAGCAACTATGTGATGATATTGAAAAAGGGATCCTGTGTTCGGTGATTAATGATGTTCGAATGAGGGATTCTGTTGTTCAGGTTCTTGGTGGACCACAACCAGATTTGTCAAATAGAATtagattgatttttgaaaagaaGGATTGGGGTGGGATTTTGAGTAAATTATGGCCAAATGTTCGATATATTAGAAGTGTCATGACCGGTAGTATGAAGCAGTACTATTCCAAGCTTAAGTACTATGCAGGGGAGGTACCTCTGGTAGGTGGGGATTACTTTGCATCAGAGTGTTGCGTGGCCATTAACTTGGATATCAAGCAACCACCTGATTTGACTAGATTTGTTATGCTTCCAACCGCTGCATATTTCGAGTTCCTTCCATTTGATTTAGCTGAGAACAATGTTGTTGGTGAAGAAACTGTGGATGTTTGTGGTGTTGAAGTAGGGAAGGTGTATGAAGTAGTTGTGACTACTTATAGAGGGTTTTATAGATATCGCCTAGGTGATGTTGTAAGAGTTGTTGGTTTCTACAACTCATCTCCCTTGCTGGAGTTTGTGATGCGAGCTCCTAAAACTTCAAATGAGATAGTGACTGAGGGAGATCTGATGGCTGCcatggaaaattttcaacttGTACTGAGAAATACTATGGGCATGGCGATAGAGATTGTGGAGTTTACGAGTTCCGTTGACTTTGGTTCAAGTCCTAAGAGATTGAAGATCTTTATTGAAGTTAAAGACTGTGATATGATTTTGCAGGACAAGTTGCAGGAATCAAACCTTAGAAAATGTTGTTCAGATCTCGAAGACAGTTTAGGAAGTATTTATAAGGTGCAGAGGAACAAAGGAGAGATAAGCCCTTTATCACTATCAGTTTTGAAATGTGGTAGCTTTGATAGGTTACTAAAACTAGCAATAGAGAATGGAACTCCAGCTAGTCAATATAAGCCACCTAAGATTATAAGAAACCCTAGCATTGTTGATGTTTTGAAAGAAAATGTTATTGTGACTATATAA
- the LOC107941283 gene encoding LRR receptor-like serine/threonine-protein kinase ERL1, with amino-acid sequence MGKQGRKRLVSYALFLAALFQCRFLAFAILDPLDFLALQLIRKSMNDLPGSSFFASWDFTSDPCNFTGVYCESDKVIALNLGDPRAGFPGLTGRLDTAIGKLSALTEFSLVPGRVFGSLPMSISQLQNLRVLAITRNFISGNIPASVGRLRRLKTLDLSYNRLTGKIPRSVGTLPELTNVLLCHNNLSGSVPPFLSQALTRLDLKRNALTGSLPNSFSPSLQFLSLSWNQLTGPVDSVLSRLDQLSFLDLSFNRFTGPIPDRVFSFPLTNLHLQRNSFYGPVQPGDQVKISTVDLSHNMLSGRISPMFSTVQNLYLNHNRFTGQVPDSLVDRLLSASLQTLYLQHNFLTGIGINPTAEIPQSTSLCIQYNCMVPPVQTPCPLKFETQKTRPTSLCNEWKG; translated from the coding sequence ATGGGGAAACAAGGAAGAAAGAGATTGGTTTCTTATGCTCTGTTTTTAGCTGCTCTGTTTCAATGTAGATTCTTGGCTTTTGCAATTTTAGACCCACTTGATTTTTTAGCTTTACAGTTGATTAGGAAGTCGATGAATGATTTACCGGGGTCTAGTTTTTTTGCTTCCTGGGATTTCACCTCCGATCCTTGTAACTTCACCGGAGTTTATTGTGAGTCCGATAAGGTAATAGCTCTTAATCTAGGTGACCCGCGTGCTGGTTTTCCGGGTTTAACCGGAAGGTTAGACACGGCTATTGGGAAACTCTCAGCACTTACAGAGTTTTCTCTGGTTCCGGGTCGGGTCTTCGGGTCGTTGCCGATGTCGATTTCGCAATTACAGAACCTTCGGGTTCTTGCGATAACTCGGAATTTTATCTCCGGGAATATACCGGCGAGTGTCGGTCGATTGAGAAGGCTTAAAACTCTTGATCTTAGTTACAATCGACTCACCGGTAAAATCCCTCGTTCTGTCGGGACCTTACCGGAGCTTACCAATGTTCTTCTCTGCCACAATAACCTCTCCGGTTCGGTCCCTCCGTTTCTCTCCCAAGCCTTAACCCGGTTGGACCTAAAACGGAACGCTCTCACCGGTTCACTCCCCAACTCCTTCTCTCCTTCCCTCCAGTTTCTCTCTCTCTCATGGAACCAACTGACTGGACCGGTGGACAGTGTCCTATCCCGGCTCGACCAGTTAAGTTTCCTAGATTTGAGTTTTAACCGTTTCACCGGTCCAATCCCCGACCGGGTTTTCTCATTTCCTCTCACAAACCTTCACTTGCAAAGAAACTCGTTTTACGGTCCAGTCCAACCGGGCGATCAAGTGAAGATCTCGACCGTTGATCTGAGCCATAACATGCTTTCGGGTCGAATTTCACCGATGTTCTCGACCGTGCAGAATCTTTACTTGAATCATAACCGGTTCACGGGTCAGGTACCGGACAGCTTAGTGGACCGTTTATTATCAGCCAGCTTACAAACACTTTATTTGCAGCATAATTTTTTGACCGGGATCGGGATTAATCCAACGGCTGAGATCCCTCAAAGCACTTCGCTGTGTATACAGTATAATTGCATGGTGCCGCCCGTACAGACGCCCTGCCCTTTAAAGTTTGAAACACAGAAGACTAGGCCTACTTCCCTCTGTAACGAATGGAAAGGGTAG